TttcggtctaatttatttacttatctataaaatatatacatatgttggttttcaagatcTCATAGGGTCAAAAAGGCTCTACTACCAGCACTAGCACTGGTAATCTACCTCTGGTCTAAGACATTTCAAGTGTTCTAGTTGGAGTTTGCCTTTTGCCCCAATGACGAAAGTTTATTGTTCAACTAAGAAGTTCCTGCtgtcaatatgagtctgttccggttgtttaaattcactcccggtcCAAATTTCTTTACGGTTCCACAACTGAGAAATTTATGCTGTTATTTACGGTTTAACTAAGAAAATGATCACATATGTaagttttggaatccaacttagattaatttcTGGTGCTGAagtgattttgatgtttttacCAATCAAGAAATATGTATAAGGGTATATGCTTCTGGTATAAGGAGAAGAGTGTTATCCATTTGCTtttctttaactacagtaaaaactGCCATATACAATGTCAAGTaagctaaccagattcgattaccttatatgcaaacattcacagctttgcacaataagatagtttttataacagtgtttaaatagtatttacattgCATAAGATggtacatttttaacattagtgcaatctaaattaaaaattaaataatatctttgaaatctgcattacactattgatcaaacactttacaataatttaatattttctaaaatttaaatgtaaaacaaatgtttctgcctcttttatgaacttcagctgaaagtgttaacagctgatAAATATCAGTTTCACTTTGTGTTTGTTACATGTcatagcgcaatctgccggatctaatgtaaaacatttaaaaaacaacactttataaataaaaattaatttaataagcaatttaaattggACTGAATTGCAAGTCCAAACCATTCTTGAACCAACCTGaagacataaaaaatgtaattaaaatcggtccagccgacaggacaggacaggaattcagtgacatacacacacaagtaacatatatatatatatatatatatatatatatatatatatatatataaaagatgtCTGGTCTGTTCTGATTGAACGGAGGATTACTTTTCTTATGCATGTCCATAATACAACTAGGAGgatatagaaatttttaaagtttgttcaGCTCTCCCAGAAATTAAAGCCTTGCCTTAGCATAGAGCATTCTGTTGCATAAGTACCTTTTCAAAATGTGTGGAGCCCCTCCCCTGTTACAGCACATCCTGTGTTACAGATTAGATTCAAATAATGCAAAGTAACTTAAGCCACCTTTGCTGCTCACTTGTTGTATTCTACGTATTACATAATTGGGTGCTTTTACTTAATTTTTGCATAGTTAATCAATATAGTTTCCAGATTTTgattcattatttttcaaatctttggTTCAATATACAAAACTAAGCGAATTTTCAATAAAGCCATAAATTAAACACGCAAAAATAGTTTTTGCACACAAAAACAaagtagtttttgtttattttttaaacacacacgTATGTATGTACTTTTACTCACAATATTTGTGGAATTGCTAAGAAAAGAACTAGTTCCcaatttgtagataatttaattctgaagaaggtgagaactaGAAGTAGTTACAACACTCTAAATgtcaatcaataaacataaactaCAATATTACTTGAATGATACTATTTTAATTGTTAGAATCCATGGCAAAAACAAACAACTGCAAAACCTGTTATAGGCGGAATCTTAGGTGCTGGAGGAGTCTATCAGGTGCAGTTTTCTATAAAGTTTTACAAGGTGGAGATAATGGAGATGCTGGCAGTATCTGTAGATGCtctatttttgtgttttgggTGAACTCTGGCATTTTAGTTTATTAGAGAGATttcttgtttaaaacatttttttatcatgtcAGTTAGTGGTGGAAAGGGGTGTCGTTCTgttcaaaacttaaatattgcaAATTGTATTTAACTGTGTATATACTTTATCTATGCTAGCTAAAGCTTTTTGTTTTAAACCctccagctggtatgaaacgaattttcgtcgccaaaggcccgtcAGATTAAGCAGggacgaatattcgtcgccaaagtagatatgtacagttatttaaatgttagacaattaaggtcatataaatgatttttatttgatatattctggaagagcattaactatagtaccgatttactgttcttacttcgattattgtcttctttgtttaccgtaaaacatcattctctatggacagctgacgtgaacgtagtacgggtcaaccacattgttgtgaaactgtaaacaagtgccgggttttgtgtttgagaaTCCAATAGTATTTTTGGAAATCGTACTTTGTAGTGTTTTAgtgtttgttattattgtttttttagctttcttaagttatagttttagttgttcagtaagggtgaaaactttagagaccgatcaaatgatcttagaggGCTCGCAGGGCGGGTTCTAGTaacgctgagtgaaaaatgaaactttgtatatactgtacatacgtaaataaggtaagattaaaatttattattttattttatttttgttttatctgtcatacttatatataagtataaatgcagtcatgagattatgtttacccacaaacaataatatttatttagaaatctacgcatttttgaaaataagtaaatacacatgctttttcatacaaagacctgtaacacatacgttttgaggtaaaagttacaataattatatatttttggaatcaggataaaattttgaataagttatacatttccagttttgatgtaaagctttacatcaaaacacaacggaatatttacaaaaataatgtaaaaaaaaatttttcttacattttgtaaaaaaaactaaagtatgtttccatggaaacaataagatattgttattataatgctctccatatagttgtgaatacattgacatataatagtttatatttggactaacagttatgaaatgtgatacattataagaaacgtctgcgaggctgttaaaatagagccgccagtacagagtgacaccattgccagttctagggttaaggaGTCTATGGCTCTTCTACATCTTTTTTTGCTGCAAGTTTAATTTGAGAACTATTTAATTTGAGAATTAATTTTACCACCATTTATTGTTGATGGTGGtgaaactattttcaaattatgcaATTCAGTAAACATGGTAAGAATAGAACAGGAATTATGCAAGGACATCATCCTCAGTAAGGATGACCTCTCATTAGGAgcgataatataaaataatgtttggagTGGGTAATGAAccattgataaaagttttttaatgtgACTGTCAGAATAATCTTTGAAGTAACAATTTTGTAATGACATTTGAGCTTTAAACACCAGGAACACAggatttgtaatttttgtatacaaacaataatCAAATTGGTTTTATTACTTTGTAGATAAACTTAATTTCTTCAGTGGTTTTAATAGAATGAGTTATAATATTTAGTGATACTCAATAAAACACTTGTAGATTATAAGTTGTTAGACACAAGACACTTACATAATTCACTAatcttatatacatattatatcagTGTAACCAACTCTGAAATAATCATTAAACTTAACCCTTGGAGTACTGGGTCTATTTTTCTTGACTTCCCTCAATgtgcaattaattaatttgaacatttatattaattttcttaaagttcAACTTGAATTAAGATTTCTGAAgttattatcataattttaaagaagcaaaataaaattgaaatcccAATTAAACTCTTCATACACAAACTCAAGCTGTAATCAATGTTCAGATGTAACATACAACATGCAATTAAACATGGCAACAGAGCTTGTCCACAGATGTCAAGAATTGCTCTATCATCCTCCCCACAAGAAAAAAAAGCCATTACATGTGCCAGTGTTCACCACAAAAATGACATTAAGTTGCTATCACAATCAGTTTTGAATTGATAAAAGGCAGCGGACAATAACGAATAGAGTGCCGCTTTTGTCTGACGTTCAGTTAAATGCATTCTAATGCATTTTATCACCAGATTATGACATTTCCTGTCATAGGTGCACGTGTGTAGTCATTTTTACCACACAGAATTTTGTGTAGTACACATGAGAAGagttaagtttaaaactaaaggGAAGCaaggtataaaatgtataaagccttttatataaaaagtataattatgaAAATCATCATGTGAGAGtgaacaaattattcaaatttaatcatTCAATACTTCTCTCTTCTTTTGGTACTTTTCTCAATACAATGGTGTGGCAACAATACATGCTATAATCAGACCATCTGTCCGCGAAgaaatttcttcaaatttttttcaTGCATCATTCATAATTCAGCCTTGAGAGATACACCTTCAACAAagttatacacaatatataaattaaatatcttgcactttagatatttaaaaataacctaaaaatttaagtaaatataacaaatattcaaaagCAAGTGTACactttacacttgtttttttttagaacaaCCCAATTCATATATCAAAactgtagtaaataataaaaattacctaaaaagacaacaaattactaaaatctaaataaaaacacatgtggtattgttgtaataaattactcAATTAAACTGAGCATTATAAAATctgaactataaattaaaaattgcaacgGACATCTGTAATTCacaatttacagaaaaataatccaaagatatatttatagtatGATTACTAgatgtaataataattgaaaattaaataaataatttctaaatccagcatacatttttttatttttacatacagcaggacacattttatttcactgtttCTGAACTTCTCATGAGTTATGGGAGTTGTGTGTGATGTCTCGTGATGCTATGTTGTTAGCTCTTCataattttcagaattatttactaaacaaaataaaaataaaagaaataatatacagaaaattTCCATTATCCAAGGGTTGTTTCTctacttttcaaaaatatctcATAAATGTTAAAGTGATTTACTAACTTTCTAGTAGTAAGGTAACAGGTTTCAGTAAGCGAAAAACCATTTACTAAttacattgaataatattattttgacattTCAAAGTAAGCGTACAATGTTTCAAATTCCAACCTACCTGCACTTTGAGAATCAAAATACAAATCCACTCATTTACTAAGTCGCAGAAAATATGCGTGCCGACATTCCCTTGAAGTAGGTGGTATAAACTTATCATAGAAGTTCTGTATGAACTCTTGTGGTTTGAAGGCAAATTGCTGATACAGTAACAGAGCACTGGTGTTTGATGCAGACACATGAAGTGTGATGTCCTTTCCTCTACAAGTCTGCAAAATTAGatctaattacaattttaaaatgcgaCATAGAATCAAAAAAGTTAAAGGAATCATTATCTTAATTCAAACAGTGGTTTGTCAGAaggaaattcttttatttggatTGCAGCATTATTGGTCAAAGGAACCTCTTACTCCACTTATATTTACCACTTCTTTctgttatttctttataaatacatacgctggttctattaaataataaattgtgtatatttgtacattttgaaatatagtCTTTGGAGCAGCATGATTGtttgatacattaaattaaattaaatgatgtattaaattttatacattagaagcataattatttccataaaaagtattgaaaattattttgagagTAAATGCTCCTCCACTTTTACTGCAGATGACAATATAGATCTCATTCAGAAATTGTGTGCATGAACAGAGGAAGAACAATTATTGATATTTGCCTCTGAACTCATTGATTACAAACTTGGAATCTTACattgtatagtaataattgtGATCAATTGTAACGCTATTGTAAGTTTAACGGACTGTGTGCTGACTGCCTTGGACCAGGGAGAGGCAACCTGTGGTCTGTTCTATGACCTCCAGAAAACTTTTGATTGCTTAAACCATGaaagtttgttaaataaattggagtATTGTGGTATCAGAGGAGTTGCTCTCAATTGTTAGTACCTTTTTGAGGTGTCGCAGCCAGAAGAGATAGTTTAAAACAGTGCTGGCTCTGTCTTGAAATATCTATCCTGTCACAAAGAAATGAGACTTATGTCCATACTCAAAGAGATTAAGCAAGGAACTATACAAGGTGTAAGATATAAAGAAATTGACATTAAGAAACCatactattagaaataaaaagaatGGCTGAAGAAATTTAGAGGTTTTTAGACCACAAGCCAATAGTTTTCTACGTGGATGGCTCACAAATGGAGGCCAGGTACAAAATATTCCAAGCCTTGAACTTAACAACTACTGTTTTTTTCAGGCAGAGAGCCATTAAATCAATACACTGTTAAAAAGGTAAAGTAATACAGAAAGCCAAGATCTATGTTCTTATCAGACAACCTTTGTCTAGTATCAAATCGGTAGAACAtgtctttgaatattttttgtatactttagtagatttttataataaagaatggcCTAAAGTAAGTTAAAAGAATTAGTTTACATCTTACGGAAATTGAAACATAGGTTTCATTTTAGCCTTAGAAATTAAAAGGACAATTTTTACAAgacataattcaaatttaatatggttttgtaaaataatgttgtgtttaacattctcataaaatgtttttttcttaattttttttgataagattttatttataattttaagtgaatttttattgtttcatattattaatgGTCTCTGCTCAccagattttatttcaatttcagtaAAGTAAATGTAAGTCTATCTATCAGTAAAACCAAACTGAACAAATACGACAGTTAAAGCTGGTCATATTCCTTCTTGGGGAGacaatttaatggttttaattcaTCCAAATTAAACTTAAGACAGCATAACGTAAATGTTAACATGCAATAGATTTCCTGATAAAATCTTAGAATACTAAGATTGAGTGGCTCAAATGGTCTATACATTTTGGATTCCAAAGGAAAATTAGCGCAACATCTCTGATTTGCTTgcttctgaaataaaaatttaattcatgtatttGGCACTGTTTATTTCTGGTTTATTCTTTATATACAGTACATGGTAAAGTAAAACACTTACCATAATCAAGTGATATAGCATGAATCTTGCAATGCCGGCCCTTCTCCAACCAGGCAGGgtgaatataaaagaaatataagcATCTGATTGAGTTGCATCTGGGACCATAAATCCAAAGCCAATAACAATCCTTCGATACTCTACTACCACACTGAATTCAGGGAACTCGAGAGCTTCTGATACTGCAAGAGAGAAAGATAACTTATTTcacagaaatacatttttgaaacatctGCAGCAAGGATATATTCTGCACTAGCAATGTCAAGTATATGGCACAAGGCTCACATTCTTTCTGTATTTTAGATGCTTTGATTTCAATATGAACATAATTTGAATTAACGTTCACAGTGACGTGTATCCCATGGGGTACACACTAgactttaataaacagtgttgtgagcccgatggggtacacgttgctatgcattttcttattgagtttttattgtttgccagtttttgtggtttgttaaatgtgatcccacacttaaataaataccttagactaCCATGTACCCCATTGGGTAaacgattgcttaatttttaaggtaaattaattttttaggtacccGTGGGGTGCACagagaaaatttgataaaatatgctTACATGCATTTCTCATTACACTTAAGacgtttaacgtaaaaaaaattaaggttttttactattattattgaaaaattcgacAGCAAATAAAAGTCTGGAAATAGCCGCTTTCGTTGTGAACGTGTTAAGAACAAACAACTGTAATCACTGTAACAGTTGCAAAGTTTGGTGTGTTGTATAGTGAAAAAATTCATTGCTCATATTGCTAAACCAGGTGCAATAACGGTTTAAACCTAACATTTCTCTTTAAAATCTTATGTATTTTACCatattaatgttgttattaaataaactattgtgaAATACCAAATTTTTGCAGCCCAATTATCCTTGGAGATAATCAAATAGTACAAACTGGCCTATATAAATCATGTGCGGTATCGTGTGTCTCGGGCTGTAAACATCCTAACTAATATTAGAAATgtgaaagtgagtttgtttgttaTGCTTTCATGTGTAAACTACTGGAACAATcgttctgaaattttacatgaatattcttagattccctggttaacatataggcctttTCTTATATTGAATATCTCccctgggctacgccccactagttacctataaaaaaaatcatgacaTTGATAGTTCTACTAGAATTACTAGAAATTCTTACCAAATTCACGTACCTAttgctaggttaagtaaaactaaattctctTATGAAATTGTTTGCATAAGGCTAATAGACTGCACCTTTTTGCCCATTATAGTAGCTTCAAtagttttaggaatattttatacaattggcTGTTGAACAATGCTTTTTACAAAATTGATGAGTTCTTTAAAAGTGATATATCTAGTCTAGTCTTCCAAAGTTAGTCTGTAGGTATTTTTATCTGTATatgttaattgcttttatttCTATGTATCTGTATGATGTAGCCTATTGTACATATATGTGTTTAATGACCAAATATATGACTTATGACTTAAGATTGTGgtcataacaaattttacaaatgaatATTTCAACCATTTTCTAAGATGCATAACTGAACAAAGTTTCCAACTCAAAGGAAATTTCAGGGTGTTACTTTTGACAACAAACACCATGTTCCATACCATGGCCAAAATCTACCAATCAACTGAGCAAAAAAAAATCATCACATTCATAGTGTGCATTAGACCCTTTACAGTTGCTTTAGGTCTACTTGCTTCTAATGTAGAACAATCCATGCATTTTCAAGAAGTGAATTATTTTACAGGTCAATTTTATGGCACCCACCATGAGTTCTTAAAGTGAAACAATAGCGTGATAATCATATTTTAGTTGTGTTTCTGTTCAATTCAAGAACATAAACTTCAGTGTATTGATCATCTTGGATTTCTTAGCAGTGAACACATCATAATTATACAACCAATCTAACAACTTCTTCAAATTGCATAAAACTGCATCTTTCGGTagcatattatttcagtatttttttctgCATCTTTAACAGCTTTGGCTTGTGTTGTGGTCCACTCTAGAAGCTGTATTGGTTTTGTCATCATATATTTACTCCCCATCCACAATATCCgagcaaaacatttttacaaaatacttccCAGAGATCTTTCTTCTTGggcacaataataattaattgattcaGATCTAATTcatgtactttgttttttgtgtATGTAATGCCTGAAGataaattccttttttatattttagaatccACACAAATCTTTTATATGTACCCGATAAGGtagaacaaatttattaaaaatatgaacctGTTCAAGcgtgtttgttattatttaaaaaattatttgaaaacaaaaatttaaatcaattttaacagtatacttagtttttctttttGTGATCAGAACAGaatttgttatcttttttatatttttgattacatACACCTTTTATACTCATTATATTGTAATAGGGTAGTAAAAAGCAAATCAATGTTTGAAGACCCATATGATGCATTCTCAATAAACTAcaatcattttataatatgttgATTAATCAAATCAACCATCTATACAGATGAAACAGCCATTGCAAATGTTGAAATGAGTGACATCAAAAACTACTGCAAAGCACTTCTATGTGAGGCTGCCATTAAAAAGAATTCACAATAAATGATGCTGCTTCTATATACTTAACCTCTATAAAACACTAGGAAGACATAAACAACTCCTTGTTTGAAGTAGAACTAGTATCAGTGACTCCCCTCCCACCAATGGGAATAATCATCACTTCTAAAATACCTATTGAATGCATCTGGACAAGTTTGGCAAATGAGCCAGTTTCTCAACTTACAAAATGGGATATCTCATTATACAAACCAGTTGGTAAGATATGATAAAACCAACTGTACTAGTCTTTATGGTCATATAGACCTCATAAAGTAAAGCATCATTTTGAGGCCCACCAAGAAATTATCTtggaatataaacataaacacagATAATATGGAGGGGGGGAGATGAGGAGGGAgagaaaatactaattttaatgatTGCTcgataaaaatcaaattaaattagcTTGTGTAAGGTTTCTGCCATATAAATGGTTTCACTATGATAATTGTGCTTTTCTCAAAGCATCCAATAAACTTTCAATTGGCTAGTGAAAGGATTTTCAGGAATGATAAAAGACAATTACAGTTTTCAGAGACACACATTAGATTCCTTTTAGGCAAATATTAAAGGTACTTATAAAATCTATGAATGCAAAGAAATATCTTACATACTGTGAAATCATTAGTAATTATACAGAAGATTAGTTCATGTTTTGAAACAATGATAGTATTTAAATGAgtgtaattataatacaagacaaattctaaataataaaaactataatagatttaacattttaaaataccttaacaacaacattactttttacaaattagACTCTTAAAGCCTACAAACCAATGAAATGAgatattaaatttacaactttttaaaaatatatgaatcaagaaatagaatattataaaattatggtaAAATTGATGACATACAATTTGGaatacatataatgtaaaatgttactcTGATTTATTCAACGTtcatttaattgatataaattgaGCTCTTTCAAGTTTTATGTTGGCATGATAAACTTTTTTGTGTCTTCTGGTTGGTACGTGGTTACTGAAGATCTCAGCATGACTTCCTTTTTTGAAGTTTCTGGTAACGTTGTTATTGTTCTTCAGACAGGAAGGTGTTGGATTCTCATCAGCATTGCATGTTTATATGCACTAGATGTAACAGTCTACATCCTCTATAAGTTTTaagttactttatatttttataatttaaaattactacagCCAATAAAAAAACATGGGTTGTATTTTTTGAAAGCAATGTCTGCCACGTTCCTTAAAGAAGTTGGGGTCTTAGCATGTTTTATCTTATGCTATGTACATGAAAGTAGTAAAGGAGGATCAGTAGCAATACTGTAATTATTGATGTCCAAGCAAGGAATGGtgtgtgttattaaatatgttttcttcttGAAGActgttttgaaatagtttttcctTTGATTTTATGTATGATGCATGTCTTAACACTATTCTTAGTAAATTCAAATCAGTGATGTATAGATGGATAGTTGGCACTTTCTGTGATTTTTTTTGTAACGTACCTAAATGTTCAACTGTTTTAACTATctgttattgtactatttatatttgctattgaatcttttattatttattccttggtaaatcaattattaatttactttctggTGAATCTGTTAATCTGTATTTATTGCTGATTGTCCTTGCTTAGTTAAATGTAGTTAAGCTACTATTGTTTCATCTCAACCAGTCAGGTTTTTTActtgaattaacatttaatttaatatattgtgagctaatattttattaaagctttGTGACGATTTCAATGCATTTTAATGATGTTATGATgactaataaagattcttgatttgGATTTTCTTGTCTAATTGAAG
The Homalodisca vitripennis isolate AUS2020 unplaced genomic scaffold, UT_GWSS_2.1 ScUCBcl_6902;HRSCAF=14336, whole genome shotgun sequence DNA segment above includes these coding regions:
- the LOC124373986 gene encoding cysteine-rich protein 2-binding protein; the protein is MSRSSTTRFYRRGERTPPWGQPFEFLAPIFVAIRVAVTTLTLKPFVVIDRETVPPRLQLLSEICYKQNRLYKRRPIVYKYVQKRHVKAINRLCEIHFWPGIDVSEALEFPEFSVVVEYRRIVIGFGFMVPDATQSDAYISFIFTLPGWRRAGIARFMLYHLIMTCRGKDITLHVSASNTSALLLYQQFAFKPQEFIQNFYDKFIPPTSRECRHAYFLRLSK